TGAAGGTTGCCCAGCCGTGGGGCTTCTGGGTTTTTCGTTTGGGGGGATGGCTTGCGGGTTTGACTGCGTGCAGCGATACACGCATCGCTGGTGCCGTGCTGACTGTGCCCCGTGTGCGCATGAAATGCTCCCAACCGGTCGTCTGGCGGAGGCTTAGGGAAGCGCTCGAGGCTCTAAGGCCGGCACAGGAAGCAATGGATACGACCCGGTTAAACCTGATTCTATCCACGCCCGTCATCCCGAAAGAAAATATCCTGTTGATTGAAGGCATCCATGAGTTGTTCGGGGAGAGGCAATGGATGGAGGAACTCTGGCAAAAGTGGGAACAACCTGAATTCTGGCGATTGCCTCACGGTCACGTTAGTACGCTGTTCATGCCAGGCTTGACAGGGCGCCTGCTTCGCTGGCTGGCGCCGCGGTTGGAGGCCGGTCGAAAAAACAACGACTGATTACACCATGGACGAGCAACTAAATCAGATTGTGTGGAAGCGTTTTCGCGGTGCCGGTGGCGCCTTCGTCGGTCACATCGACGGTGGTGTGTAGTACCTCCAGGTAGATGAAGCTACCAAGAAGCGCCCTCCTTACATATAATGTCAGCCGAATGCTTGGTTCACTAACGAGGACACTGTGACCGACCTACAAAGGAGCGGGGCCGAACGCGATTATGTTCGAGAGGCGGAATCGCTGCTTCGGGGATCGCCGCCGAAGCTCTCTGCGCCGACTGCGTCCCTGCTCGACCATGCTCAGGCTGAAGCACGCGCGAGAGATGACAACCACGTCGGGACCGAACACCTGATGCTTGGACTGTATGCGTTGGGTGAATCCACGGCTCGACGCGTACTGGAATCGCTCGGTATCAACCGGCAAGTCTTCGCCGAGCAACTAGAGCCTGAAGAAGGGACGAGTCCAAGTGGTCAAATCCCACTGACTCCGCGCGCTCATATGATCATGGGCCTTGCTGGAATTGAAGCAGCGGGCACTCCTTCAGGGCTGGTGGAACCAGAACACGTCTTACTCGGAGTCATCAGGGAATCGGAAAAGTGGGAGGCGGCTGCTTACCTCGGACCGCACCATCTTCGCGCCGCTGCCGTTGCCGCCGGTGCAAAGCTTGTTGATGTCGAGCACAATTTGATTCGGGAGATGAAACGGACACAAGATAGTTCTGCATACGATTCCCGTGAATAACCCTCGCGCTTCCTTGCCAGCGAAACGGCCGAATGTAGAGGACATTGGTTTCTCATTTGCGACCGAACGTCGAGCCGTCCTGAGTCAAGAATAGCCGGGCCAGCAACATGCGTTGGTCACATCGCCCGAAGTACCCCAAGAACGCGTAGCGTCGGCGTCTCGAGCCAAGTCAGGTTGATCGCAGTCGCTGCCCGCCAGGGCACACCGCGCCCCCATCGATATATTTGCTGATAGTCCATCAACAGGTGCCGTGCGCCTTTTGCCAGTTCGACAAAGGGTCAATCAACTGCGTTTTCGCATGGCAAGGCTACATTACAGGCTGGGTCTACGATGAAGCTCACGTGGAAGCCCTGGTTCAGCAGCGTCCTTCGCTGGTCCCTGCTCATTGACGCACTGGTTGCGGCAGCGTTTTCCCTCCTGACCGTTGTCATGACACCCGTTTGGATACATTGGGTTGTCGGAATGGTGGTCCCGGAAATCGGGTTATGGCTGGCGCTGCTTACGCTCTTGATTGGCGCGTCCGCCTGGCTTTTCCAGAGCGGGCACGTCTATCAAACCAGCATGACACTCGTTTTATGTAGCATTGCGATCGCGCTCTTCCTCAAACCCACAGCCCAAGCTTCCTTGCTGGGAAAGCCGCTTCGAGCGCAATTGACGGAAGCCTTCGGGCCGGCGGACGTTCACCGAGCACCGTTCTCACTTCGTGCTGCCATCTTTGAAAGCGCTCCCGAGCCGGCGCCGCTCGAAGCATTTGAGTATACAAAAGGCCTAAAGCTCGATTTCTACCGGGCGATTGGGCGAACCCGTGCGCCGTGCGTCGTCGTCATTCATGGCGGCAGTTGGGTCGGTGGGAATCGAATGGACTATGGAACGCGACGCGAGTTAAACGATTGGCTCGCTCGCCAGGGCTACGCAGTCGCGTCGATCGATTACCGGCTCTGCCCTGAGCACAAGTGGCCGGCTCAGCGTGAGGATCTGCTGGCAGCCATCGAGTTTCTGCGATCCCATGCGACGGAATTGGGAATTGATGAGGAGCAGTTTGTCCTGCTCGGTCGATCGGCGGGCGGGCAGATGGCGACAGCCACGGCGTATTGGAAGCACGATCCCACGATTCGCGGCGTCATTGCCATCTATCCGCCCACCGACTTTCGTCGCACGTGGGAAGTTGCGATGCAACCCGGGAACATCGATCATCGCCTGAACTTGGAATGGTTTTTGGGCGGCAATCCGGAAAGCGCGAGCGCTGCGTTTGACAGCGCTAGCGGTGCGCTCCATGTCAATGCCGACGCTCCACCGACGTTGATTCTACAGGGCGAGTTGGACGTCAACGTCTTCCACGAGCAGAGCGAGCTCTTAGCAAACAGACTTTCCGACGCCCGCGTACCTCATGCGCTGGTCTCGCTTCCTTGGGCCGCGCACGGTTTCGATCTGATCGCCTTCAACAGCCCAGGCGGACAGATCACGACCTACTCGGTGACTTGGTTCCTGGAAGCAGTAACGCACTAACTAACCCAGCTTCACTCCATAAGCAGCCAAATATCTACGCCAGCCACCCACGCTTTCAAGCAACCCGTTGATCGGGCTAGTGAGCGCCTTTCAGCTGTCCCGCTACCCAGCCGAGAACGCCGCCAGCAACTCCTTGAGTTGCGGGATCGCGCGTTCCGCCGCGATTTCCCCGACGTCGGCCAAGGCCCGGGCGCGGCCGAAGTCGGACCAATCGAACGACGCGGTATCCGGCATGATCAGCAGGTCGGCGGCCTGCGTACGTAATGCCGTGATGCCGTAGTCCTGCACTTCGTTGACGCGCAGGTAAGTTGCGAATGCACCGGGCTGCCGCATCTTCGAAGTTGCCGCGTGCGGCGTGTTCCGGCCGAACTTTTGTTCCAGTTGCGAAACGACGTCTACGGCGACGATCAAATCCGCTCCGCGATCCATCAGCACGTCGACCGGCAAGTTGTTGAGCACGCCGCCGTCGATCAAGGCCATGCCGTCGCGCAGAATCGGTCGGCTGACCAGCGGCAGGTTGATGCTCTCCAGCACCGCGGCCACGGCGTCGCCGGAATCGCGCACCACTTCCCGCCCACTAATCAGGTCGACGGCGGTCGTCAGCAGCGGGATGCGCAACTGTTTGAGCGAGGTCTCCCCGACATACGGCCGCAACATGCGCTCCCAAGCGCCGGTGCGGAATTTGGCAATCAGATACCAGGCATGCCCCCATGGCAGCGTCCGCCACCAACGCGACGGCGTGAGCATCATGGTGAATTCATCGAGCGACTCTTGCGGTGACCAACCCGCGGCGTAGGCGAGTCCCATCAAGGCGCCGCTGCTGGTGCCGGCCACAAGGTCGAAAAAGATATTCTCCTTTTCCAACGCTCGCAGCACGCCGAGATGCGCCATCCCCCGCGCACCACCTCCGCCCAGCGCCAGGCCGACCCGCACGCCTTCCAGATGCCGCACCAGGTGCGCGATGGATTGGCGCTGATAGTAGTCCGGCTTCCGCACGTCGTCCGCAAGAATGATGCGAAAATCCCGCTCGGCGATGCCCAAGGCCTCGCATTCATGCGGAGGCAGCGGATCTCGATTGCGCACGAACCAGACCAACCGAGTTCGTGCGGCCAGATGGGGCCCGAGTGAAAGCAACTCTTGCAGACGCTGCCGTGCGGCCGGCCATTCCGCCGGTTCGACGAGCCACCAGATTTCCTCGCAGACGGTGAGCCGCACCGCCAGTTCTCGCGGCGACAGCGTTTGCGGCCAGGCGGCCAACACGCGTTGCTGCGCGGCAATTGCTTTGTCAATGCGTTCCGCGGTTCGCGTGGCGCTCGGCACGCGGGCGTCGGGATCACGCGGCAGCGTCTCGACCGAGAGCTGCGCTCCAGCCGCTAGCAATTGCGAGGTTTCCGCCAGAGCCAGCACGTCCTGGCCGCAGGCGGCCAAGGCCTCGGCCAATGGGGCTAACAGGCGTTCCGTCGAGGGATTCGAATGGACCAGTCCGACGACCGCCGGACGATGACGGCGCTTCTGCCGGCTCGTTTCCCAGTGCAGCCGGAAGCCCAGGGCACGGCTCAGATTCGCCGCGAAACCTGGCACTTGCTTGAGCAGGTTATCGAAGCCGTCGCGCTCTAAGACCAGCAATTCGCTTTCCAGCACCGCGGCTGCCGTGGCCGAACGGGGCCGCTCGATCAGCAGCGACATCTCGCCGAAATGGTCGCCTGGTCCGAGGTAATCGAGCAGTTGGAACTCGTGGCTGCCGCGCTCGACCGAAATCTTAATTCGGCCGCGGACCACAACGTACATCTCGTTGCCCGGTTCCCCCTGCCGGCAAATGAGTTCGCCGGCCGGGACGTGGATCACGCGGAGCGCGGCGCCGATCTGCCGTAGGTCCGAGTCCGGCAGCCCGCCGCAGAGACGGCTTTGGGACAACGCGGCCCAGTGCGCTGGCCCCAGCGTCGGCGCAGCGGCCAGCGGCCGTCGAAAGGGAGACAGTACGGTATCAGGGGATTCTGAATTCATGCCGTGCAAAGGGTTCCGGCGACGCGCCGCTTCGCGAATGTTATCCGCCGGCGCGGCCTACGAGGGCAATACCCTCGTTGTACGACACAACTTTTCCGGGCATCCGGAGGTAACCACGAAAGTCACGAAAGGCACGAACGTCTTGTAGAGTATGGGATTGCGCTGGAAGTGCCAACTGGATGTCGGCTCGACGGTTTGCCGTGGAATGGCAACTTAAGCCCTGGCTAATTTCGCAAACTTTCGTGCCTTTCGTGCTTTTCGTGGTTCCTTCCGAGATGTGTAGAACAACGAGGGCCCCCCCGGGCTTGCCCGTCCGGCGAGCTTGTCAGCGGCGGCGCGGCCTCCAATAATCCGCCAGTCGGCCCGCCTCGCGCTCCCGCCCGCTTGAACCACGAAAGCCAGCCCTGTGAGCTTACCGTACGACGCCTTGCTGCTCGTCTCTTTCGGCGGTCCGGAGAAAATGGACGACGTGCTGCCATTTCTGGAAAACGTCCTGCGCGGTAAGCCGGTGCCGCGCGAGCGGATGCTGGAAGTCGCGCATCATTACGAACAATTCCAGGGCGTCAGTCCCTTGAACGCGCAGAATCGCGAGCTGATCGCGGCGCTCCAGCAGCGTTTTGCCCAGGACGGTCCCGAGTTGCCGATTTACTTCGGCAACCGGAACTGGCATCCGCTGCTGGCGGACACGTTGCGACGCATGGCCGATGACGGCGTGCGCCAAGCGCTGGCCTTTGTCACGTCGGCGTACAGCTCTTACTCCGGCTGCCGGCAATACCGGGAAAACATCGCGGCGGCCCAGGCCGAGGTCGGCGAGTCCGCGCCAGCGATCGACAAGATTCGGGTGTTCTACAACCACCCGCTGTTTATTGAAGCCGTAGCGGATCGAATCTCTGTCGCGATGTCGCCGTTGCCGGAAGATCGCCGAGCGAAGGCGGCGCTGGTGTTCACCGCGCACAGCATTCCCATGGCGATGGCCAGCAATTGCCGCTACGTCGAGCAACTGACGGAGACGTGCCGGCTTACAGTCGAACGATTAGGACACGAGCGCTGGCACTTGGTTTACCAAAGCCGCAGCGGGCCGCCTTCGCAACCGTGGCTGGAACCGGATGTTTGCGATCACTTGCGGGCGCTCGCCGAACAAGGCGTGCGGGACGTGGTGATGTCGCCCGTCGGTTTCCTCTCCGATCACATGGAAATCCTCTTCGACCTCGACACCGAAGCCCGCGAGCTGTGCGAAACGCTCCAGGTGAACCTGATCCGCGCCGCGACCGTGGGGACACATCCGAAGTACGTGGAGATGATCCGCGAACTGATCTTAGAACGATTGAGTAACTCGCCAACCCGCCGCGCAATCGGCGAGTTCCCAGCCAACCACGACGTCTGCCCCGAAGATTGCTGCCTCTCCGGCAGACCGGCCAAACTGTAGCCGAGGTCGGTGACCCCGGTCAATGGACGCGGCGATGGCGTATCCGTGCATCTCACGGAAGACTTTGAACCACGAAAGGCACGAAAAACACGAACGATTCAAGACCTGATACTGAAAGAAGACGCACGAAGCGCGGATTGATTGAACGAATCCTTTCGTGTTTTTCGTGCCTTTCGTGGTTCAAGATAGCCGAGTCCAACGCGCCGAGGTCACCGACGTCGGCTACAGAAAGTCGCAGCAAAATCACGACAATCAGCGCAATTCGAGTTGCAGCGGCCGCACCGCCGTGGGGGCGGGCTCTACGGTAACTTCCGCTTCCGCGCGGCGTGTTTTGTTGCGGACGACGCCTTCCGCGGTGAGCTTGTATTTGCCGGGCGGAACGCGATCGAAGAGGAACGAGCCTTGATCGTCGGTGGCGACCGGCGCGATAGGCTCCAGTGGAGTTGCACCTACCGGGATCAGCGGCGCGGCGGGATCCGGCGGAAGGGCCTCCAGGCGAACCATCACGCCGCCAAAGCCGGAGCGGCCGTACTGCACCGCTCCGGAGACGCGATTCGTTGCGCGGCGCAACTCGGCCGCAATCGTCTCCGGCGAGAGGAGTCGCACCGAGGCGCTCGAGTCCACTTCGCTCACGTTGCCGACCTTATCCGTGGCGCGCACCAGCACATGATACGTGCCTGTGCCGATCGGGGCTGTGTCTAACTGAGCCTTCCAACGACGATCGGCGCCGAGGATCGCGGGCGTCGGCGGCGGGTTGCCTTCGAACCCGGCGGCGCCGAGCAGATCAATCGTCATTTCCACGCTCTCCACGCCGGCCAAGTCGCCGTCGAGCGCCAGGCAAGTCACCTCGACCGGGCTGCCGATCGCGGCGACGCCAGCCGGCTTCACGCGGACGCGTTCGATACGCGGCGCGGCGCCATCAAGAATGATTTCGCGCGGCTCGCTCCACGCGGCGCGATCGCCCCAGAGAATGCGCCCCATCACGCCGACGCGATTGTTGATCAAGCCGGGCGGCGTCAGGGCCAATTCGAAATCAGTGACCCGAGGATGCACGACGACTTGTCCGGTGGGCGCCAATTGCAGCAATTGATTCCGCACCTGGCGATCACCGCTGATGCGCGTCGTGGATTCACCACGGAACTCGCGATCCCGGTCGGTGTCGAACCCGAGTTCAATCTGCGTCGCATCGTCGTCCTCCGCGCCGCGTGGCACATCGATTTCCGCCAGGACGTTGATCGCGCTCGCCGGCGCATGGAACGCGGCGTCGGTGGCCGGCGCTTTCACACGGATGGCGAGCACGTCATCCACGGGCGCGAGATCGCTCCCCGATTCCTGACACGGCACGCGGAACAAGAACGCCCGCGGGTAGCCGTCGACGCTAATCGCCAGTGTGACCACGCGCGCCGGATCGAGCGGAGCTTCGATCCAAAGTTGGGCGCGATAGTCCGGTGCGCGCAACTCGTCCGACAGTCGCGCTTGCGTGCCCGTCGGCAGTGGTTCCAGCGTTTCGCAGGCCACGCGGACCGGCTGTTCCGGCATGCCGGCGGCTTCCTGGGCGGTCACGGTGATTTCGATGCGTTCGTCGATGCCGTTGTAGCGCACGCGCGGGCGCACGAAGCGCCGCGGCCGCTGCGGCGATGATTGAATCCAATGCAGCGACACGCGGCCATCGGACGCGTCAGTGATCGAAAGCAGCAGCCCATTGTCAAATCGCGGCGGCGGGGGCGGTGGCTGGTCCGCCGGCGGCGCAGGAGCTGCCGGATCCGGCGCAGGAAACGGCAACGGCGTCGAGACGCCGCCGCTCGGCAGGGCGATCTTGTCGACGGACTTGAGAAGCTCGAGCGGGCCCAGTCGGTCGCGTAGTTCAGTGGCTTCCGCGGCGCTCAGACTTCCTTGCGGCGCACTGCCCGACCAAGGGCGCGTCAGCGCGAACAGTTCCGCTTTGACCTCTTTGGTCGATTCACCGCTATTGGCGAGCGACCATTGATAGGCGTTGTCGCGATTGGGGAACGACGTCAGCAGCCAGCCGTCGGGTTGGCGCGTCGCCGTGCCCGGCACGCCGTCGATGGCCAACTCGACCGTATCACTGGAAGGCAGATTCAAACTCATCGCATGACGGGCGACCGAATCGCGCGTGAGCGCGCGGGCAATCACGCGGGCCGGCTGCGCAGCGCGCGACAGCGACCGCGCTTGCAATCGCAAGGCAATCTCCTGGCCCGGGTTAATCCGCAAGGACGGCGTGCCTGCCATCAACTGCGCGTCGCGCTCTGCAGTCGCGCCGATCACGTCGTGTTCCGTGTTCCATATATATTGGCCGCTTGGTTCAATCGCGACGGTCTCGGGATCGAACTTCAACGACAGCCAAACATCGGCCGGCGACGCACCCAGGTTGCGGAGCGTCAACGCGAGCGATTGATTCGGCTCGATGCTCAGGTCGATCGTGTCGTCCCCGTCAAGCACGAGCGTGGACGGTTTTGCAGACTCGGAATCGCTGTCGCCGAAAATGGCCGCCGCCTGCAGCTGGTAATCGGCCGCAATGCTGTTCCAGCGTTCCGCGTCGCCGCTGAAGGCCTGGCCAGCGGCCCGCGTGGCTCGATCAGCATGCCAGGCAATGAGTGATTGCCACTCCGCGGCGTCGATCAGGGCGCACACGGCGACGTCACCGCTCTGCCGCGCATCACGCGGGTCGAGGATGCGCAACGCCCGCTCGACGCGCCGCAGCGCGATCAGGCGTTCCGCCCGCGTGGAGGGTTCCGCGAGCTGCTGATTGGCCTGCGCCGCGTCGGCGATCCGGCGTGGGAGAGCGCCGTGAAAAACCGACAAGGCCGTTTGATACGCGTCGAGTTGCCGCTCGAACGCCGTCACGGTTTCGCGTTCGAGCGGAGAGACGATCGCCGCGGCGCTCTGCAATTCCATGAACGCGGTGTTGACGTTCGCTTTGTCCTGGCGTCCGTCGACTTGATCCAGCGTTGAGAGCCGCGTCAGCGCCCAATGTAGCTGCGCGGCGTTGACCGCGCGGTAAGCGTCGGCGACCGGGTCGTAGAGTGGTGGATTGTAGTCCGTCGCGCGGACCGGCTTTAAATCGGAAATCAACCGTCCTTCCAATCTCGAAGCGATCGACAGCAAACGCATCCGTGACTCGGCCGAGGGCAACGGCGTGAACAGGATCGCGGCGATGCGCGCCGGCTCGCCCAATTGCGGCGGCGGCGACGTCAATTCCGCCAACGGATCCGCGGAGATGGGTTCCTCTAACTTCGCTCGCAACTCGCCGAGCTTTAAAGTCACGTCGCGTAGATCTTCGATCCGCGCGGGGTCGGGCGTGATGAGCAATTCCGAGAGTTGCTCAAGCTGTTCGCAAAGCGAGATAAACAATTCATGCGATGGCGGAGCG
The nucleotide sequence above comes from Planctomycetia bacterium. Encoded proteins:
- a CDS encoding Clp protease N-terminal domain-containing protein is translated as MTDLQRSGAERDYVREAESLLRGSPPKLSAPTASLLDHAQAEARARDDNHVGTEHLMLGLYALGESTARRVLESLGINRQVFAEQLEPEEGTSPSGQIPLTPRAHMIMGLAGIEAAGTPSGLVEPEHVLLGVIRESEKWEAAAYLGPHHLRAAAVAAGAKLVDVEHNLIREMKRTQDSSAYDSRE
- a CDS encoding alpha/beta hydrolase, with the translated sequence MVVPEIGLWLALLTLLIGASAWLFQSGHVYQTSMTLVLCSIAIALFLKPTAQASLLGKPLRAQLTEAFGPADVHRAPFSLRAAIFESAPEPAPLEAFEYTKGLKLDFYRAIGRTRAPCVVVIHGGSWVGGNRMDYGTRRELNDWLARQGYAVASIDYRLCPEHKWPAQREDLLAAIEFLRSHATELGIDEEQFVLLGRSAGGQMATATAYWKHDPTIRGVIAIYPPTDFRRTWEVAMQPGNIDHRLNLEWFLGGNPESASAAFDSASGALHVNADAPPTLILQGELDVNVFHEQSELLANRLSDARVPHALVSLPWAAHGFDLIAFNSPGGQITTYSVTWFLEAVTH
- a CDS encoding cyclic nucleotide-binding and patatin-like phospholipase domain-containing protein gives rise to the protein MNSESPDTVLSPFRRPLAAAPTLGPAHWAALSQSRLCGGLPDSDLRQIGAALRVIHVPAGELICRQGEPGNEMYVVVRGRIKISVERGSHEFQLLDYLGPGDHFGEMSLLIERPRSATAAAVLESELLVLERDGFDNLLKQVPGFAANLSRALGFRLHWETSRQKRRHRPAVVGLVHSNPSTERLLAPLAEALAACGQDVLALAETSQLLAAGAQLSVETLPRDPDARVPSATRTAERIDKAIAAQQRVLAAWPQTLSPRELAVRLTVCEEIWWLVEPAEWPAARQRLQELLSLGPHLAARTRLVWFVRNRDPLPPHECEALGIAERDFRIILADDVRKPDYYQRQSIAHLVRHLEGVRVGLALGGGGARGMAHLGVLRALEKENIFFDLVAGTSSGALMGLAYAAGWSPQESLDEFTMMLTPSRWWRTLPWGHAWYLIAKFRTGAWERMLRPYVGETSLKQLRIPLLTTAVDLISGREVVRDSGDAVAAVLESINLPLVSRPILRDGMALIDGGVLNNLPVDVLMDRGADLIVAVDVVSQLEQKFGRNTPHAATSKMRQPGAFATYLRVNEVQDYGITALRTQAADLLIMPDTASFDWSDFGRARALADVGEIAAERAIPQLKELLAAFSAG
- a CDS encoding ferrochelatase, with product MSLPYDALLLVSFGGPEKMDDVLPFLENVLRGKPVPRERMLEVAHHYEQFQGVSPLNAQNRELIAALQQRFAQDGPELPIYFGNRNWHPLLADTLRRMADDGVRQALAFVTSAYSSYSGCRQYRENIAAAQAEVGESAPAIDKIRVFYNHPLFIEAVADRISVAMSPLPEDRRAKAALVFTAHSIPMAMASNCRYVEQLTETCRLTVERLGHERWHLVYQSRSGPPSQPWLEPDVCDHLRALAEQGVRDVVMSPVGFLSDHMEILFDLDTEARELCETLQVNLIRAATVGTHPKYVEMIRELILERLSNSPTRRAIGEFPANHDVCPEDCCLSGRPAKL